From the Pirellulales bacterium genome, the window GCGTTATGGTTAGCAGTCGGGCATGGCCAAGTAACGCTTAGCGTTTGACCGGTTGCTCGAAGCTGGTGCGAACGGTGCCGCCTGACTCGGCGGCTGAAGAGGCTGGGACGCCGGCAGGCCGAGTTCTGGCATCCCGCGCCAAACGACTGCGGACCATCGCAGCGATCGAGTTCGCATTTTTTGACAGGGCGCTATCGGGACCCAGCTTGGCGTGATGAATCGCTGCCGCCCGCTCAACCAGCGGCATCGCCTCGGGATAGCGCCCCTGATTGCCGTAAAGAATTGCCAGGCGGAGCAGCCCTTCGGCGGTTTCCGGATGATCTTCGCCGAATTGTCGGCGCGTCAGTTCCACGTCAGTTTGGAGAAGCGATTCCGCTTCGGGATAATTCCGGACTGCTATTTGCGCCAGCCCGAGCGTGCTACGTGCCTTTCGCGTGATGGCGTTCTCTTTCCCCAGGGAAGCCTCGAGGCTGGTTAGCGAATCGTTGAGGGCTGTCACGGCCTGGGCGTAGTCGCCAGCCGCGTACCAGGTGCGGCCCAGATTCAACTGCGCTTCGCCCACACGTGGGCTTTTGTCTCCCAGCGTGGCAAGCCAGATTTCGGCAGTGCGCGCAAAAAGTGTGGCCGCTTGCTTATGGTCTCCCGAGTCCAGATAGAGGAGTGCCAGATTATTCAAGTGGCCGCCGTAATCCGGATGCTCTTCTCCCCACACTTTCGCCGCATCGTCGACGCACTGCTTGAGGAGTGTGCCGGCCTCGTCGCGGTGCTGCGTGGCCAGCAATAAGCGACCCAACGAGCTGGCCGTCGAGATCGTTTCTGGATGCAGACGCGTGAATACTTGTTCGCGGATCTTCAGTGCCTGGCGAAACAAGGTTTCGGCGGTGGGCGCGTCCCCCTTGGCCTGTCGCCAGTGAGCTTCCTGATCGAGCAAGTTCGCTACGCCATAGGTGTCGGCGCCCCAAACCTGAGTTGCCAGGGACCGTGCCGAGACGATCGACGCGAGCGCTTCGTCGGCATTGCCATTCTGCCATGACTCGTTCGCGGAACGCGTGCGGGCTTCGGCGGTTTCGTTGGCCTGTCTTTTTTCGGGCGTGAACGCAGTGATGGATTGCTCTCGCCATAGCGCCAGTCGGGCGCTGCATGTCTGCCAAGAGTCTTTGCCGTACGACTCCTCGATCAGTTGCACCATTTCTTGCCGCGCGACAAGGGCCTGTTCCGTGTAACCGCGGCGGCGATGACCGTCGATTTCCCGCGCCAGCTGCGCCGCGCGCCGATCGGCACTGTTGACGGCTTTGTTCGCTGCTCTGTCGGTCTCGGCTTTCTCGGGAGAGGTCGTGGACGATGCCATTTGCTGGACACCTTCGGCGGTCGAAGCGTCCGCGACAGGTTCTGTTGGTGCTCGCGAGCAGCCAACGGCGATTACGAGCAATCCGGTAATCAACAGACAACGGCCGACGTCGAGCATTGAGGAGTACCCCGGAAAAAGGGTGGAAGAGGTGCGGGATTAGAACAAATGACAAGGCTTAAGAAAATGTCAGTTCGCGTGGGCTGGGCAAACAGGTGCCAGCAAGTGGGGCAGGAGAACTGATAATTGGCCGCCTAATTTTTCTGGTTGAGCCAGGCCGGTGCCGTGGCTTTCGACGGTGAGCTGTTCTCTCGATTTCCGTTTTTCGCTCTGAATCTTCGTGGAATTGCATGCCCAAGATGTCTGATTAAATGCATCAATAGTTAGGGTCTTTACTCTATGAAAGCGATGTCGTGCAGTTTGTTAGCTGGTGAAGGCAGGAGGCCTTCGAACGCTCATCAAGAGCGAGTTAGCGCGAGATCGCTTACGCCGCTGTAATCCTGTCAGAGAAGTAATCACCTTAGGTGCCGCCGAAGCAGTGACTTCTTGTTCGCAAAAGTGTTAATTGAAGCAGGGGCTCAGTCGAGCCGGGTTTACAGTGCGGGTCGCACAAAAAGGAGCACGGCGATGAAATGGCAATTATGTGCAGCTCTGATCGGTAGCGTTGCTTCCATCACAGGGACAGCGCAAGCTCAGCATCACAACAACACGCATTGGCCGTCGGGAACAAACCCGGGATGGGGCGCGGCACACCCAGGCGTGGCAGGCGTCAATTATCCGAGCGCGACTGCCTTGAGCACTGCCGGCCACAATGGCCACATGAATCACTTCGTCAGAGGAGCCGTGGAGCAGGCGGGGTACTATCGCCATGGAGTTCCTTTTGCTCAACCGGCAAGCGTGGTGAACACCGGCGCGACGACGAATGGCCCTGCCCATTCGCAGAATATGGTCGTTCCGTATACACGGATGCATGGCTATGGGCACGAGGGCCTTCCGTACACGTCAAACCGCGTTACTCCGCGCACTAATGGCGACGTCATCATGCCACAATCAGCTAATGTCCGCCCGTTCGAGGGGAACACGGGTGCAGTACTACGCAAGGAAGTGCAGGCCGACAAAATAGCCATCAAGAACGACCTGGCCACGGGAAATAACGTGCGGCTGCAGCAGAACGAACAACGCTTGCGGGACGATCAGAGAATGGAACAAAAGGTCCTACAGCAAGGCTACGCCGGTCGTGGCTATCAAAGCGTCAACAATGCGCAAAACATGCAGCAAATGAATCAAAGGGAAGCGTTGCTCCGGCAGCAACTTTCGAATCACGACTTCCGTCGGCAGCAGTTCCAGTTTCTCCATACCCGGCCTGGCAACTCACGTCTGAACGATGAGGTTGCTCGGATCCATGCCGCACATAAGGGCTCGTCCGAAAAGGCCAGTGCAAATAAAGTAGTGAAAGCGGTTCCGTGATCGGGAATGGCCTGTGGTGTTTCGCTTCTCGACGTTTCTTGCGACATATTTCGCGACGTAGCGCCGATTGCGACGTCATTCGGAGTCTGGATCGACATCGATAAGGCCGGCCGTGCTCATGTTTTGGAAGTTGGGCCGGCCTTTCTCGTGCCTTCTAACTACTTGCGGTGCGTTACACATCGACCCACAATACGATTTCCCTCCGCGCAGGCGTGCCAGGGGCAGGCAATCACATCCACTGATACGAGTCGGAGCGGCGCGGCGCATGCTCGCGAAACTGCGGACCTTTTCCCTGGTCGGGATCGACGCCGTCCCGGTCGAAGTGGAAGTCGATATCTCCGATGGTGCATTGCCGAAAACCGTTCTCGTGGGTCTGCCCGAGGCCGCGGTCAAAGAAAGCACCCATCGTGTCGAACGGGCACTGGTGAACTCCGGCTTCGTCCGTCCGCAGAATCGGGTCATAATAAACCTTGCGCCTGCGGAACTCCCCAAGCAGGCCGCTTCGTTCGATTTGCCAATCACGCTGGGCATCCTGGCTGGCAGCGGTCAGTTGGATGGCGCCCACGAACGATTTTCGCAATACGCGGTCGTGGGAGAACTGGCGCTCGACGGTTCGACGCGCCCCACGCGCGGCGCCCTGTCGATCGCGATTGCGGCGGCGCGCGAGGAAGGTCTCAGCGGTTTGCTGGTGCCAAGCGCCAGCGCCGTCGAGGCAGCTGTGGTCGAGGGGCTGGACGTCATTGCCGTTTCCAGCTTATCGCAGGCCGTGGCCTTTCTCACCGGCCAGATCGATCTGGAGCCGACGCCGCCGCGGGTGAGCGAATGGTTCCAGGAACTCGCCCACTACGAAGTCGATTTTGCAGATGTGCGCGGCCAGGAAATGGCGAAGCGAGCGATCACGATCGCCGCCGCCGGATCACATAATCTACTGATGCTGGGGCCACCAGGGTCGGGCAAAACCATGTTGGCCAAACGGTTGCCAACGATCCTGCCCGATCTTTCTGCTACGGAATCGATCGAGACTAGCCGCATTTACAGTGCGATGGGGCTGTTGCCTGCCGGTCAGCCACTATTGGCCGTGCGCCCGTTTCGCAGTCCACACCACACGGTCAGCGATGCCGGTTTGGTTGGAGGCGGATCGACGCCGACGCCCGGCGAAATCAGCCTCGCGCACAACGGTGTGCTGTTCCTGGATGAGTTGCCGGAATTCAATCGCCGCACGCTTGAAGTATTGCGGCAGCCGCTGGAGGATGGCACGATCACGATTAGCCGGGCCTTGAACAGTTCTCGCTTTCCGGCGAACTTCATTTTGATCGCGGCCTTGAACCCCTGTCCGTGTGGGTATCGCAACGATCCGCGACGAGAATGCCACTGCACCGTGCCGCAGATCGAACGCTATATGGCGAAAATCAGCGGCCCGCTGTTGGACCGAATCGAT encodes:
- a CDS encoding tetratricopeptide repeat protein → MASSTTSPEKAETDRAANKAVNSADRRAAQLAREIDGHRRRGYTEQALVARQEMVQLIEESYGKDSWQTCSARLALWREQSITAFTPEKRQANETAEARTRSANESWQNGNADEALASIVSARSLATQVWGADTYGVANLLDQEAHWRQAKGDAPTAETLFRQALKIREQVFTRLHPETISTASSLGRLLLATQHRDEAGTLLKQCVDDAAKVWGEEHPDYGGHLNNLALLYLDSGDHKQAATLFARTAEIWLATLGDKSPRVGEAQLNLGRTWYAAGDYAQAVTALNDSLTSLEASLGKENAITRKARSTLGLAQIAVRNYPEAESLLQTDVELTRRQFGEDHPETAEGLLRLAILYGNQGRYPEAMPLVERAAAIHHAKLGPDSALSKNANSIAAMVRSRLARDARTRPAGVPASSAAESGGTVRTSFEQPVKR
- a CDS encoding YifB family Mg chelatase-like AAA ATPase — protein: MLAKLRTFSLVGIDAVPVEVEVDISDGALPKTVLVGLPEAAVKESTHRVERALVNSGFVRPQNRVIINLAPAELPKQAASFDLPITLGILAGSGQLDGAHERFSQYAVVGELALDGSTRPTRGALSIAIAAAREEGLSGLLVPSASAVEAAVVEGLDVIAVSSLSQAVAFLTGQIDLEPTPPRVSEWFQELAHYEVDFADVRGQEMAKRAITIAAAGSHNLLMLGPPGSGKTMLAKRLPTILPDLSATESIETSRIYSAMGLLPAGQPLLAVRPFRSPHHTVSDAGLVGGGSTPTPGEISLAHNGVLFLDELPEFNRRTLEVLRQPLEDGTITISRALNSSRFPANFILIAALNPCPCGYRNDPRRECHCTVPQIERYMAKISGPLLDRIDLHLEVPAVPFRELSAAAPGTTSAVMRAQVIDARIRQRARFAGTKTRSNAHMSHRQIRTQCVLDAAGMDLLKASMTELGLSARAHDKILRVARTISDLDAADNISAVHVSEAINYRMLDRSLWT